In Mycolicibacterium alvei, a single window of DNA contains:
- a CDS encoding RNA-guided endonuclease InsQ/TnpB family protein, with the protein MLERHCADARYVWNLAVEQFNWGRSGRSAPGPAARQKQLAAARQAFEWLAAGSSAVQQQALRDFDRAVAGFFTGTHRRPTWRRKHLDEGFCIRDSRVEPVNRKWAQVFVPKLGLVMLRLSRPLPAGKLGMARVTCKAGRWHVSFPAPQPGVPAAAGREECMVGIDRGVKTTLALSDGTMLRAPVMRRVEQNKLIRLQQQLARCRKGSIRRGKVKARIATLHARVADRRRDWIEKTTTRITATYGVVAVEKLPTRNMVRAPKPKPDPEVPGHYLPNGKAAKSGLNRGIYANCWGVIAQRLEHKTSASGTTLIEVPAAYSSLECRNCGHSVKENRKSQAEFQCVKCGHQDHADLQAANTILVRATRPAHTSGLEATPATTGVLAQARRPDDAHAA; encoded by the coding sequence ATGTTGGAACGGCACTGTGCCGATGCCCGTTACGTGTGGAATCTTGCTGTCGAGCAGTTCAATTGGGGGCGCTCTGGTAGATCGGCGCCGGGTCCGGCGGCTCGGCAGAAACAACTCGCTGCAGCCCGGCAGGCGTTTGAGTGGCTGGCGGCGGGGTCGTCGGCGGTGCAGCAGCAGGCCCTGCGGGATTTCGACCGCGCCGTGGCGGGATTCTTCACAGGCACCCATCGCCGGCCGACGTGGCGACGTAAACATCTCGATGAGGGCTTCTGCATTCGCGACAGCCGTGTCGAGCCGGTGAATCGTAAATGGGCGCAGGTGTTCGTCCCGAAACTCGGGCTGGTCATGTTGCGGCTCTCTCGCCCGCTGCCGGCCGGCAAGCTCGGCATGGCCCGGGTCACCTGCAAGGCGGGCCGCTGGCACGTCAGCTTCCCGGCTCCCCAGCCAGGGGTGCCGGCTGCGGCGGGCCGTGAGGAGTGCATGGTCGGAATCGACCGGGGCGTGAAAACCACGCTCGCACTCTCGGATGGCACGATGCTGCGGGCCCCGGTCATGCGCCGCGTCGAGCAGAACAAGCTGATCCGGCTGCAGCAGCAGCTGGCGCGTTGCCGCAAAGGCAGTATCCGCCGAGGCAAGGTGAAAGCCCGTATCGCCACACTGCACGCGAGAGTGGCCGATCGGCGCCGCGACTGGATCGAGAAAACCACCACCAGAATCACGGCCACCTATGGTGTGGTCGCGGTGGAGAAACTGCCGACTCGGAACATGGTGCGGGCACCGAAACCCAAGCCCGACCCCGAGGTGCCGGGTCACTACCTGCCGAACGGGAAAGCCGCGAAATCCGGTTTGAACCGGGGGATCTATGCGAACTGCTGGGGTGTGATCGCCCAGCGTTTGGAACACAAAACGTCCGCGTCCGGTACCACCCTCATCGAGGTGCCGGCCGCGTACAGCAGTCTGGAGTGCCGCAACTGTGGCCACAGCGTGAAGGAAAACCGTAAGAGCCAAGCGGAATTCCAGTGCGTGAAATGTGGCCACCAGGACCACGCGGACCTGCAGGCAGCCAACACCATCCTCGTCCGGGCCACCCGGCCCGCGCACACCTCCGGACTGGAGGCAACACCCGCCACCACGGGTGTGCTCGCGCAAGCGAGAAGACCCGATGACGCACACGCGGCATAG
- a CDS encoding glycosyltransferase family 39 protein, translating to MDLSLNERAEGADRRVVREARIDALAVAAFAVALCAAGAARPSLWFDEAATISAATRSIPQLWDLIGHIDAVHGLYYLGMHGWFAIFPATEFWSRFSSCLAIGGAAAGVVVLGRQFSTRTVSVCAGILFAMLPRITWAGIEARSYSWSTLAAVWLTVLLISAIRRDRTAVWLSYGALLAGSTVLNMFVVLMVVPHAVAVAIVCNRRRTRIRWASVTAAAVVVVVPFVLWCRSQSFQVGWISPLGLHSFAEVLVNQYFDESVAFAVLAAVVLSAPLLTRRRPTDDGTRRLVAVAVVWVVAPTAVLLAYSAVAQPLYYPRYLCFTTPGMALLLAVCVVAVARSREWVTATLAVFAVAATPNYLTVQRGPYAKEGMDFSQVADVISAHSSPGDCVIFDNTASWKPGPIRPITAARPAAYADLIDPGRGRPAWQRNRLWDAHLGIWGVADQVRRCTVLWTVSERDPAVPSRQSGERLQPGPRLDRAPAYQVPESMGFHIVERWQFNFAQVVKSTR from the coding sequence GTCCGTCGCTGTGGTTCGACGAGGCCGCCACCATATCGGCGGCGACCCGCTCGATACCGCAGCTGTGGGACCTGATCGGCCACATCGACGCCGTGCACGGGCTGTATTACCTCGGCATGCACGGCTGGTTCGCCATCTTTCCGGCAACGGAGTTCTGGTCCAGGTTCTCCAGCTGTCTGGCCATCGGTGGCGCCGCGGCCGGGGTCGTGGTTCTCGGCCGGCAGTTCAGTACCCGGACGGTATCCGTTTGTGCGGGCATTCTTTTCGCGATGCTGCCGAGGATCACGTGGGCAGGTATCGAGGCCCGCTCCTACTCCTGGTCGACGTTGGCCGCGGTCTGGCTGACAGTTCTGCTCATCTCCGCCATCCGGCGCGACCGCACCGCGGTGTGGCTGTCATACGGTGCGCTGCTGGCGGGCTCCACCGTGCTGAACATGTTCGTGGTGCTGATGGTGGTTCCGCACGCCGTGGCCGTCGCGATCGTCTGCAACCGGCGTCGCACCCGGATCAGGTGGGCCTCGGTTACGGCAGCAGCCGTCGTCGTCGTGGTCCCGTTCGTCTTGTGGTGTCGTTCGCAGAGCTTCCAGGTCGGGTGGATCTCACCGCTGGGACTGCATTCGTTTGCCGAAGTCCTGGTCAACCAGTACTTCGACGAAAGTGTGGCGTTCGCGGTACTGGCGGCCGTCGTGCTGAGCGCGCCCCTGTTGACCAGGCGGCGGCCCACCGATGACGGCACCCGGCGGCTGGTGGCCGTGGCCGTGGTGTGGGTTGTCGCCCCGACCGCCGTGTTACTGGCGTATTCGGCTGTTGCCCAACCGCTTTACTACCCTCGCTACCTCTGTTTCACCACGCCGGGGATGGCGCTGCTGCTCGCCGTGTGTGTGGTCGCGGTGGCTCGCAGCAGGGAATGGGTCACTGCCACATTGGCGGTGTTCGCCGTCGCGGCGACGCCCAACTACCTGACGGTGCAGCGCGGCCCGTACGCCAAGGAGGGCATGGACTTCAGTCAGGTGGCCGACGTCATCTCGGCGCACTCATCCCCCGGCGACTGCGTGATCTTCGACAACACCGCCTCGTGGAAGCCGGGCCCCATTCGCCCCATTACCGCCGCCCGGCCCGCCGCCTACGCCGACCTCATCGACCCCGGCCGAGGAAGGCCGGCCTGGCAACGGAATCGATTGTGGGATGCGCATCTCGGGATCTGGGGCGTCGCCGACCAGGTGCGTCGCTGCACGGTGTTGTGGACGGTGTCCGAACGCGACCCCGCAGTACCGAGCCGACAGAGCGGTGAAAGACTGCAGCCCGGACCCCGACTGGACCGCGCTCCGGCCTATCAGGTACCCGAGAGCATGGGTTTCCACATCGTGGAACGCTGGCAGTTCAACTTCGCCCAGGTGGTCAAGTCCACCCGATGA